A region of Candidatus Wallbacteria bacterium DNA encodes the following proteins:
- a CDS encoding insulinase family protein: MKFVSGSVYHGFKLLKKKKISEVNSTGLIFEHEKSGARLSALSNSDDNKVFSISFRTPPYNDTGLPHILEHSVLCGSRKFKSKEPFVELIKGSLSTFVNAMTFSDKTMYPVASRNEKDFFNLMDVYLDAVLYPNIHLKPEILMQEGWHYELDTPDSPLSYKGVVYNEMKGAYSSPERILSKEIQKSLFPDNAYGFDSGGDPEAIPTLTLAEFRRFHRTYYHPSNSYIFLYGNGDLDKQLGFINDNYLKDYDRISLDSRISMQKEFGSIEIIREYPVPQSADTAGKAFLSLNWLVGKPLSSEFYIAFDILRSMLLDTPGAPLKEALIKSGLGKDVMGQFEEGLLQNYFSVIVKYSDEHRKDEFRKIVNDTLKKMVKDGIDRELVAACINRKEFELREAEGHGLPKGLHYNFMMMDSWLHEGDPFANLSFSRNFRKIRKALTSDYFEKLIKKYLLSSRHSTLLVMKPEKGLLEKNQAALSAALTQHKETLSRIDLEKLTAETARLKQLQSTPDEAGALETIPLLSLSDIDRKITEIPLTVIDLNSVQVLKHGIFTSGIAYLNLYFDSSVVREEQIPYLGLLSGLLTKISTKSNHYSQLTKKINTHTGGVSFFPESYPERNTDSIYFPKFLVKAKALVAEFPELLKILGEIMLESDFSDGDRLLEVIREIKSRLEMRIPMEGHLYSWRRVRSYYSQYGKYEELVKGISFYQFIADLEKNFEKKSDSLKKILSGIFRTLFSRQALVASITSDESDCGNLIAELSGLCEKLPDTSAAKQNYRFDLTVENEGLMTQSQVQFVAKGYNYRQLGLDYSGNLAVLKTIVGLDHLWNKVRVQGGAYGAHIIVGREGNLSFGSYRDPNLSETLKIYDETGDYLRGFNPDRREMTKYIIGTIGHLDSQITPSAKADASDRNYLCRVTNEDLQRERDEILSTGMEDIRKMAGVFDKLTGKKCLCVLGNESRIEKEGNLFGKKSRVFE, translated from the coding sequence ATGAAATTCGTTTCCGGAAGTGTTTATCACGGTTTCAAACTCCTGAAAAAAAAGAAGATCAGCGAAGTCAATTCCACAGGGTTGATCTTTGAGCATGAAAAATCCGGAGCCAGGCTTTCTGCGCTTTCCAATTCCGATGACAACAAGGTCTTTTCCATCTCCTTCAGAACTCCGCCATATAACGACACCGGATTGCCCCATATCCTTGAACATTCGGTGCTGTGCGGATCCAGAAAATTCAAAAGCAAGGAACCCTTCGTCGAGCTGATCAAGGGTTCGCTCTCCACCTTCGTGAATGCCATGACCTTTTCGGATAAGACCATGTATCCTGTAGCCAGCAGGAATGAGAAGGATTTTTTCAACCTGATGGATGTGTATCTGGATGCTGTCTTATACCCCAACATCCATCTGAAACCCGAGATCCTGATGCAGGAAGGATGGCATTACGAACTCGATACGCCTGACAGCCCGCTTTCCTATAAAGGGGTAGTCTACAATGAGATGAAAGGAGCTTATTCATCTCCTGAACGCATCCTGAGTAAGGAGATCCAGAAATCCCTGTTCCCGGACAATGCCTACGGTTTCGATTCCGGCGGTGACCCTGAGGCCATTCCCACTCTCACGCTGGCTGAATTCCGTAGGTTCCACCGCACCTATTACCACCCCTCCAACAGTTACATTTTCCTCTATGGAAATGGAGATCTTGACAAACAGCTCGGATTCATCAATGACAATTATCTGAAAGATTATGACCGTATCAGCCTGGATTCCAGGATTTCCATGCAGAAAGAGTTCGGATCGATTGAGATTATCAGGGAGTATCCTGTGCCCCAGTCTGCTGATACTGCAGGCAAAGCTTTCCTCAGCCTGAACTGGCTGGTAGGGAAACCCCTATCCTCGGAATTTTACATCGCCTTTGACATCCTGCGCTCCATGCTGCTCGACACTCCTGGAGCACCGCTGAAAGAAGCGCTGATCAAATCCGGGCTGGGCAAGGATGTGATGGGGCAGTTCGAAGAGGGTCTGCTGCAGAACTATTTCAGCGTGATCGTGAAATACTCAGACGAACACAGAAAAGACGAATTCAGAAAGATTGTGAACGACACCCTGAAAAAAATGGTGAAAGACGGCATAGACCGTGAACTGGTGGCAGCCTGCATCAACAGGAAGGAATTCGAGCTGCGCGAAGCTGAAGGCCACGGCCTTCCCAAAGGTCTTCATTATAATTTCATGATGATGGACAGCTGGCTGCATGAAGGAGACCCCTTTGCCAATCTTTCCTTTTCCAGGAATTTCAGGAAAATCAGGAAAGCTTTGACCAGTGATTATTTTGAAAAACTGATCAAAAAGTATCTGCTCTCTTCCAGACACAGCACACTCCTGGTCATGAAGCCTGAAAAAGGCCTGCTGGAGAAAAATCAGGCAGCACTTTCTGCTGCGCTTACGCAGCATAAGGAAACCCTGTCCAGAATCGACCTGGAAAAGCTCACAGCCGAAACCGCCAGGCTCAAGCAGCTGCAGTCTACACCCGATGAAGCTGGAGCGCTTGAAACAATCCCGCTTTTGTCTCTTTCTGACATTGACAGGAAGATTACTGAAATTCCACTTACTGTGATTGACCTGAATTCGGTCCAGGTCTTGAAACATGGAATTTTCACAAGCGGCATCGCCTATCTGAATCTTTATTTCGATTCCTCGGTTGTCAGAGAGGAGCAGATCCCATATCTTGGCCTGCTGTCAGGACTTCTGACCAAGATCAGCACAAAGTCCAATCATTACAGCCAGCTGACAAAAAAAATAAACACCCATACCGGAGGGGTTTCCTTCTTTCCGGAATCTTATCCTGAGCGGAACACTGATTCCATCTACTTCCCCAAGTTCCTGGTGAAAGCAAAAGCACTGGTGGCGGAATTTCCGGAACTTCTCAAAATCCTCGGCGAAATCATGCTGGAAAGCGATTTTTCTGATGGAGACAGGCTGCTGGAGGTGATCCGGGAAATCAAATCCAGGCTGGAAATGAGAATCCCGATGGAGGGACATCTTTATTCCTGGAGACGGGTTCGCTCTTATTATTCACAATACGGAAAGTATGAGGAACTGGTGAAAGGAATTTCTTTTTACCAGTTCATTGCTGATCTCGAGAAGAATTTCGAAAAGAAGTCAGACAGTCTGAAAAAAATCTTGAGCGGGATCTTCAGGACTCTGTTCTCAAGACAGGCACTGGTCGCATCCATCACATCCGACGAATCCGACTGCGGCAATCTGATTGCAGAGCTGTCAGGTCTCTGTGAAAAACTTCCAGACACGAGTGCAGCAAAACAGAATTACAGATTCGATCTGACTGTGGAAAACGAAGGGTTGATGACCCAGAGTCAGGTGCAGTTTGTGGCCAAAGGTTATAATTACAGACAGCTCGGACTTGATTATTCAGGTAACCTTGCAGTGCTGAAAACCATCGTCGGCCTTGACCATCTCTGGAACAAGGTCCGCGTCCAGGGTGGCGCATACGGAGCTCATATCATAGTGGGCAGGGAAGGAAATCTCAGTTTCGGCAGCTACAGGGATCCCAATCTGTCGGAAACTCTGAAAATCTACGATGAAACCGGGGATTATCTGCGCGGATTCAATCCGGACCGCAGGGAGATGACCAAGTACATCATAGGCACGATCGGGCATCTGGACAGCCAGATCACTCCGTCCGCAAAAGCTGATGCCTCTGACCGGAACTACCTCTGCCGGGTGACTAACGAGGATCTGCAGCGGGAGCGTGATGAGATCCTGTCTACTGGAATGGAAGATATCCGGAAAATGGCCGGGGTCTTTGACAAACTTACAGGGAAAAAATGCCTGTGCGTACTTGGCAATGAGAGCAGGATCGAAAAAGAAGGCAATCTGTTCGGGAAAAAATCTCGAGTGTTCGAATAG
- a CDS encoding insulinase family protein, protein MRHGFRLLREQRISSVGSDCHFFRHEKSGADLLFLDNPDDNRVFSIAFRTPPPDNSGLPHVIEHCVLCGSRKYPLKDPFIELDKGSLCTFLNAMTMPDSTVFPVASRNRADIFNLMDVYLDAVFYPKLLQDPRILKQEGIRLQPGKQRRFIPNGVVYNEMRGFFAAPEALLLSRAQRSLFPDNEYGCESGGDPDLMLDLTHEKVVSFHRRYYHPSNCLIFLYGRWDLDEVTAYLDREYLSGFELSLPASRIGLQPGLSKPLDLELSYPVSGRVAGKTCYSLNFATGLSTDLEFQYLLEILKYALFDKPGAVLREKLAGMGKDSFTVLSRLNLQPVFSIVVRDAPAGKKTEFRDLIFNTLADVQRDGIDPQILKAGLNRLEFAVREGEGGDVQRGINCNFFALGNWIHGCDPFLSLDFEAILRRISMDTATISTMIRNCFLENQHQSLFTLIPESGLLRKREQELRMRLRAMGKAATTQEWKKQLEADLDFREWQAIPENADKACLPLLELSEIDRNQERILQNLSRHDEVIVLQLPQQTSGICYLDLYFDVSGLNCDEIPYLGLLATLLGRLSTRKRSFSELSTLTDLYTGGIEFDVQTFSESDSVFHPRLCVRAKALARELPRLFELLTELITEQVFFEAGRLLELYYELKCGIEEDIVSQGEDFARRRLLSYFSGVERYEELLSGLSFYSFLRKIEGKMKSSGKKVAIELERVYRLVFNRLHLACFTASAEESGNFELHFERFRKSIPQIKSQRASFDSSDDLKNEGLAVEREVQSIAQGYNFNRLGCSYSGKMAVLESIVTLDYLWEKARGSGAYGVYLSLERNGNACFVSHSDPNLAETLQMFRETGKYLDNFRPSEREMRKYIIGTIGKFDEYLTPAQKGERAACDFLSGRSHEDLQRERDEILSTTPSDIRSFAGMIDELTKKNCLCVLGSAPKIRKSRSLFSSVSRLI, encoded by the coding sequence GTGAGACACGGGTTCAGGCTGCTGCGCGAGCAGCGGATCAGCTCAGTCGGTTCAGACTGCCATTTTTTCAGGCATGAAAAAAGCGGAGCTGATCTCCTTTTTCTCGATAATCCTGACGACAACCGGGTTTTTTCCATCGCGTTCCGCACACCCCCTCCGGACAACTCAGGACTCCCGCATGTAATTGAGCATTGCGTGCTCTGCGGATCCAGAAAATATCCGCTGAAGGACCCCTTCATCGAGCTCGACAAAGGCTCGCTCTGCACTTTTCTGAATGCCATGACCATGCCGGACTCCACCGTGTTTCCAGTGGCCAGCAGGAACAGGGCGGATATTTTCAACCTGATGGATGTTTACCTGGATGCGGTTTTTTACCCGAAGCTGCTGCAGGACCCGAGAATCCTGAAACAGGAAGGGATCAGGCTGCAGCCTGGCAAGCAGAGGCGCTTCATCCCAAATGGTGTGGTTTACAACGAGATGCGCGGATTTTTTGCCGCTCCCGAAGCACTGCTGCTTTCCCGCGCGCAGAGATCGCTGTTCCCGGACAACGAGTATGGCTGTGAATCCGGCGGAGACCCGGATCTGATGCTTGACCTCACTCATGAGAAGGTCGTTTCCTTTCACCGCAGATATTATCATCCTTCGAACTGCCTGATTTTTCTATATGGAAGATGGGACCTGGACGAAGTAACAGCTTACCTGGACAGGGAATACCTTAGTGGATTCGAACTTTCACTCCCTGCCTCCCGGATCGGACTGCAGCCGGGACTTAGTAAGCCTCTGGATCTGGAGCTTTCCTATCCGGTTTCAGGCAGAGTGGCTGGAAAAACCTGCTACAGCCTGAATTTTGCCACCGGTCTCTCTACTGACCTGGAATTCCAATATCTGCTGGAGATTCTGAAATACGCCCTGTTCGACAAGCCGGGTGCTGTCCTCAGGGAGAAACTGGCCGGAATGGGCAAGGACTCCTTTACTGTCCTCTCAAGGCTGAACCTCCAGCCCGTCTTTTCGATAGTAGTCAGGGACGCACCTGCCGGAAAAAAGACTGAGTTCAGGGATTTGATTTTCAACACCTTAGCGGATGTGCAGCGGGACGGGATTGATCCGCAGATCTTAAAAGCCGGACTGAATCGTCTGGAATTTGCGGTCAGGGAAGGAGAAGGAGGCGACGTCCAGCGCGGGATAAACTGCAACTTTTTTGCACTCGGGAACTGGATTCACGGTTGCGACCCTTTCCTGTCGCTGGATTTCGAGGCTATCCTCAGGAGAATTTCGATGGATACTGCTACAATCTCGACCATGATCAGGAATTGCTTTCTGGAAAACCAACATCAGTCACTTTTCACCCTGATTCCTGAATCAGGTCTGCTCAGAAAGAGGGAGCAGGAGCTCAGAATGCGCCTGAGAGCCATGGGGAAGGCTGCCACAACCCAGGAATGGAAGAAGCAGCTTGAAGCTGACTTGGATTTCCGCGAATGGCAGGCCATACCCGAAAATGCGGATAAAGCCTGTCTCCCACTGCTTGAACTGTCTGAAATCGACAGGAACCAGGAGCGGATCCTGCAGAATCTTTCAAGGCATGATGAGGTCATAGTTCTTCAACTGCCGCAGCAGACGTCAGGAATCTGCTATCTTGACCTTTATTTCGATGTGTCGGGGTTGAATTGCGACGAAATCCCTTATCTTGGTCTGCTTGCGACACTGCTTGGCAGGTTGAGCACGAGGAAACGCAGTTTTTCAGAGCTGTCCACTCTGACAGATCTTTATACCGGTGGAATCGAGTTCGACGTTCAGACTTTTTCGGAATCAGATTCTGTTTTCCATCCCAGGCTCTGTGTGAGAGCTAAAGCTCTAGCCAGGGAGCTGCCCAGGCTTTTCGAGCTTTTGACAGAGCTGATTACTGAACAGGTCTTTTTTGAAGCAGGGAGACTGCTGGAACTTTATTATGAACTGAAATGCGGAATCGAGGAAGACATCGTTTCCCAGGGTGAGGATTTCGCGAGGCGCAGGCTGCTTTCTTATTTTTCGGGAGTGGAAAGGTATGAGGAATTACTTTCAGGACTGTCTTTTTACAGTTTTCTCCGCAAAATCGAAGGGAAAATGAAATCTTCAGGCAAAAAAGTTGCGATAGAACTGGAAAGGGTCTACAGACTTGTTTTCAACAGGCTGCACCTGGCCTGTTTCACAGCATCTGCCGAGGAATCAGGGAATTTCGAGCTGCATTTTGAGAGATTCAGAAAATCCATTCCGCAGATCAAATCCCAGCGGGCTTCGTTTGATTCCAGTGATGACCTGAAAAACGAGGGTCTGGCTGTAGAGCGGGAAGTCCAGAGCATCGCGCAGGGCTATAATTTCAACCGGCTGGGATGCTCATACTCCGGGAAAATGGCGGTGCTGGAATCGATCGTGACTCTGGATTATCTCTGGGAAAAAGCCCGCGGGAGCGGTGCTTACGGGGTTTACCTGTCGCTTGAGCGAAACGGCAATGCCTGTTTTGTATCCCATTCCGATCCGAATCTGGCTGAAACCCTGCAGATGTTCAGGGAGACAGGAAAATATCTGGACAATTTCAGACCGTCAGAGCGGGAAATGCGGAAATACATCATCGGCACGATCGGAAAATTCGACGAGTATCTCACTCCAGCCCAGAAAGGCGAGCGGGCTGCCTGCGATTTCCTGAGCGGAAGAAGCCACGAGGATCTGCAGCGGGAACGCGATGAAATATTAAGCACAACGCCTTCTGATATCCGGAGTTTCGCAGGCATGATCGACGAACTGACAAAAAAAAACTGTCTCTGTGTTCTGGGCAGTGCGCCTAAGATCAGGAAAAGCCGCAGCCTGTTCAGTTCAGTTTCCAGATTGATTTAA